Genomic segment of Paenibacillus sp. FSL R5-0623:
ATTCTTCAGCCGTTCGAACAGACCGGGTTTTTGCTCCGATTCCTGTGCCGCATTTGGCTTCGGACGGTTGGTCGGTTTCTTGTTGTTATTATTGTTGTTGTTGTTATTTCCACCGCCGTTATTGATCGAGGGACGAATGCGCAAACTGCGAATTACACTGTGCAATATGCCGACTCCGCTTGTAAACCCAGGGTCACGCACACCAATATAATCCGGAACTGCAACTCGTACCGAAGCAGCAAGCTCATGCTGAGCGACCTGCAGAACCCCCGGCATAGAGACCGTACCTCCCGTTAGTATATAACCTCCAGGAAGCTCGTTGTAACCAAGACGTTTCACTTCTTGGGATATCATCTGGAATATTTCTTGAACCCTAGGTTCAATAATTGCTGCCAGATCCTCCTGTGAAAACTCCTTGTCTACATTACTGCCAATTCGGGTGACTTTGAACATCACATCCGCAGCAGCATCATCCAACCAGGCGCAGCCATATTTCAGTTTCACCTTCTCTGCCTGATCCGTTAACGTGCGTAAGCCATAGGCGATATCATTTGTTACGAATTCCCCACCTATAGGCAACGTTGATGTTGCAACAAGACTGTCTTCTTCAAAAATGGCGATGGTTGTTGCACCTGCTCCAATATCAACAAGCACTGAACCCATCGTTTTTTCATCTTTGGACAAAGCCAGTTGACCCGCTCCAAGCGACATGAGAACCAGATCGCTTACTTTCAGACCCGCTTTTTCCACGCAGCGCAAAAGATTATGTATCGCGGTTTTTGCACCCGTTATGATCGTTGCTTCAACTTCCAGACGAACACCAATCATACCACGGGGGTCCTGTATGCCCTCCAAGCCATCTACAACATATTGCTTGGCGACAACATCAATAATTTCCCGTTCCGGAGGAACTGCAATGACTTCGGCTGCTTTCAACACCCGTTCCATGTCTTCTTCTCCGATTTCACGATCCTCGTTAGACACAGCCACGACGCCGTGACTGCTCATCAGTCCGATATGATTTCCCGAGATTCCAACATACACTTCGGATATTTGAATACCTACCATACGTTCTGCATGATCCACTGCGTTGCGAATCGACTGCACCGTCTGATCGATATCTACGATTACACCTTTGCGAATTCCCTCCGAGTCGGCAGATCCAACTCCTATAATATTAAAGGTTCCATTATTCATTTCCCCAATAATAGCGCGAATTTTGGATGTACCGATGTCCAAACTAACAATGATGTCATTGTTGCTCAAGTCTGTGGCACCTCCTGACTCCAATAGTAAATTACGTTCGAATTTAAACACTCTTAAAACATATTCAACACACTTCAGGCTTTCCCTCTTTTTTCTACAATGTTTTTGGGTGTCAAAATCTGGTTGCCAGACATAAAACCTTGAAGAAAAAAGAAGGAGGCAACTCATGTGCCATAAGTTCAAGTGTATCATTTTTTCTTCATCTCAGAAAGAACAAGTTTCATTGCTCTGACGGGGTCAACCCCCGACCTGCCTAGGCTTTCATATTCAGTCCAGCCTCATCATGGCAAAGATCAGGGGGTTGCTCCTGGTTCAGCATCATCTTCCGGGTCATCCGGGATGAAAGGGACATAGGTATCTGCCTCAAGCATGGTGATTTTACCAGGCCGTTCGGTCTCAATCACCTGATTCAGATACTCCACTTTATCCGATAAAAGAGAGACGGTTGTAATCACTTCAAACTGCGATTTGGTATACATCCGAATCTGATCCGGAAATGAAGGCGTTGGGTTCGGAATAATTTCCGAAATATCCGTCGTCAATTCATTTGGAATTTTAGCAAGTGTCTGGCTCAGTTTGGCTTTGAGTGGATCATCAGCCTTCCATTGGGTCAATATGGGCTTCTCCACAGCAACACCAATTGTTGCCGGAACCGTCAAGCTTGTCCCACTGGCCAATATCGCTTTGAGCGTACCGTCAGAACCAAGCTCATAAGCAACCGTGGCATATTCCTGAACCTTGATATGGATAATACCCGGAAATTGCTTGTCCACGGTAACGGTGGAAATCGCCTTGATGGTCTTGAGACGCTCAATAACCTCGGCAGTACTTGTCCCAAAAAATTGTTCGCCTTCTTTCAGCCCGCTTTTCTCCAGCAGTTCTGAAGTTGCTGTATATACATTACCCGTAATTTCAATTGCCGAAATCCGACTCATGGAAGAACGAAAGAATAGTACAGCGAGCAATACAATAAATAATAATAAGAGAATAATTACAATTTTGCGGCTTGTGTTTCCTTTTGGCCGATTCTTCTTCAGAACCGGAATTTGACTTTTAGGCATAAGTAGCGCTCCACAAAGCCTCAGGTCCCCTTCCTTCAAGAAGGGGACTCCAAGGACGTTAATTGGCAAAATCCAACTGTTTCGAAACGGGCGACTGACGCTCAACCGATGCTCCAAGACTTTGGAATAACTTCTCGATCTGATCGTAGCCCCGGTCAATATGATGCACTTGCTCCACAACCGTTTTGCCTTGAGCAGCCAGACCAGCAATGACCAGAGCTGCACCTGCACGAAGATCGGTTGCTTCTACTGTAGCCCCGTACAGACGGGGAACACCACGGATAAATGCTGCGTTCAGATCGACTGAAATATCAGCCCCCATCACATTCAGTTCATCCACATGTTTGAACCGGCCCTCGAATACCGTTTCCTTCATCACACTGAATCCGTCTGCCAGACTGAGCAGCACCATGATTTGCGATTGCAAATCTGTCGGAAACGAAGGATACGGAGAAGTCACAATACGGTCTACTGATTTGGGACGGCTCATACAGCTCACCGTCATTATATCATTGCAGACTGTGATTTGAACACCAGTGCGCTTCAATACATGTATAAGTGAAGTAAGATGAGCAGGATTGCAGTGTGTAAGCGTAACATTGCCTCGTGTTGCTGCTGCTGCAATCATTACGGTTCCGGCAACGATTCGATCCGGTATAATCTCATAGGAACAAGGCTTCAGTTCCTCAACGCCATTGATCGTAATTGTATCCGTTCCTGCACCAATAATGCTTGCACCCATAGCATTCAAAAAGTGTTGCAGGTCCTGGATTTCAGGTTCTCTTGCCGCGTTGCAAATGGTTGTCGTGCCTTTAGCCAGAACGGCTGCCATCATGATATTCTCGGTTGCTCCCACACTCGGGAAATCCAAATGAATATCTGTACCCACCAGATTGTGCCCATGACAGATAATCTGTTGGTCCTGCTCTTCAATCAAGGCTCCGAGCGCTTCCAGGCCCCGGAGGTGAAGATCAATTTTGCGTTCTCCAATGGCACAACCACCTGGCTGATACACTGACACTTGCCCAAACTTGGCCAGCAATGGTCCCATCAAAAAAATGGAAGAGCGCATCTGCTTCATTAGATCTTCTGGCACATCATATGACCGGATAGACGAGGTATTAATCGTCACTGTTCCCTGTTCATGCCGACACGTGCATCCAAGCCGTTCCAGGATATACAGCATCACTTCAATGTCCAGCAAGTGTGGAACGTTATGCAGTGTAACTTCTCCATCTGCCAACAAACTTGCGGCCATAATCGGTAAAGCGGCATTTTTTGCTCCATGGATGCGTATGGATCCTGAGAGGGGTTTCCCGCCTTCAATCACCAATTTGTCCAATGTATCACCTCCGGGGTTTACCGCTCACCCACTACGAAGACTTCCGGTACCAGGTTA
This window contains:
- the ftsA gene encoding cell division protein FtsA; this translates as MSNNDIIVSLDIGTSKIRAIIGEMNNGTFNIIGVGSADSEGIRKGVIVDIDQTVQSIRNAVDHAERMVGIQISEVYVGISGNHIGLMSSHGVVAVSNEDREIGEEDMERVLKAAEVIAVPPEREIIDVVAKQYVVDGLEGIQDPRGMIGVRLEVEATIITGAKTAIHNLLRCVEKAGLKVSDLVLMSLGAGQLALSKDEKTMGSVLVDIGAGATTIAIFEEDSLVATSTLPIGGEFVTNDIAYGLRTLTDQAEKVKLKYGCAWLDDAAADVMFKVTRIGSNVDKEFSQEDLAAIIEPRVQEIFQMISQEVKRLGYNELPGGYILTGGTVSMPGVLQVAQHELAASVRVAVPDYIGVRDPGFTSGVGILHSVIRSLRIRPSINNGGGNNNNNNNNNKKPTNRPKPNAAQESEQKPGLFERLKNMFSEFI
- the murA gene encoding UDP-N-acetylglucosamine 1-carboxyvinyltransferase, producing the protein MDKLVIEGGKPLSGSIRIHGAKNAALPIMAASLLADGEVTLHNVPHLLDIEVMLYILERLGCTCRHEQGTVTINTSSIRSYDVPEDLMKQMRSSIFLMGPLLAKFGQVSVYQPGGCAIGERKIDLHLRGLEALGALIEEQDQQIICHGHNLVGTDIHLDFPSVGATENIMMAAVLAKGTTTICNAAREPEIQDLQHFLNAMGASIIGAGTDTITINGVEELKPCSYEIIPDRIVAGTVMIAAAATRGNVTLTHCNPAHLTSLIHVLKRTGVQITVCNDIMTVSCMSRPKSVDRIVTSPYPSFPTDLQSQIMVLLSLADGFSVMKETVFEGRFKHVDELNVMGADISVDLNAAFIRGVPRLYGATVEATDLRAGAALVIAGLAAQGKTVVEQVHHIDRGYDQIEKLFQSLGASVERQSPVSKQLDFAN
- a CDS encoding FtsQ-type POTRA domain-containing protein encodes the protein MPKSQIPVLKKNRPKGNTSRKIVIILLLLFIVLLAVLFFRSSMSRISAIEITGNVYTATSELLEKSGLKEGEQFFGTSTAEVIERLKTIKAISTVTVDKQFPGIIHIKVQEYATVAYELGSDGTLKAILASGTSLTVPATIGVAVEKPILTQWKADDPLKAKLSQTLAKIPNELTTDISEIIPNPTPSFPDQIRMYTKSQFEVITTVSLLSDKVEYLNQVIETERPGKITMLEADTYVPFIPDDPEDDAEPGATP